CTTTCTTCTTTATTGCAGGCACCGAATCAGTGGAATGCATTCCTCATTATTCAGTCTCAGTTCAGTAACATTTTTACTAGATAGTCCAGGAAGAAACAGAACCAATGGCAACTGTGCTGTGGCTTAAGCACCCAGATGACACAAGGACACATCATTTCCTGAAAGTCAGTTTCTCAGAggattaaaacaacaacaaaaagaaacaaggaaaggggaaaaaaaagagagaatgaaaacacacaTGCACGCACACAGAGAATGAGGGGTGAGGGGGGAGaaacattaggaagaaaaaaaagaagagagtcCTGTGGTCTGTTTGGAGCTGTAAGTCCTGATTCAGCTTTGTCAGCAACACCAGCGGGGCCCTTCCAGCGGGCTGCATGGGattacattttcaaaagcacttaGAAAGTTCAGGAGCATGTCTCATTGTTAAAAGTGATTGAGAATAATGAGCTTAAGCATTGCTAAATGCACTGCTTCGTGCCCTGTCTTGTCCAGTCCAGTCAGGGATAGGGCTCTCCCAAGCCCCTGGCAGGATTAGATGCGGTTGTTTGAAATCCTGGAACCCTGTTTTTACAGCTTTCTGATGGAAGGGACTGGCCTGGACCGGGATGAGCAGAAGACGATGTGCGTTAACCCAGAAAATCAGCATAAGACATCGGTGGAACAAGCTTGTAATGACAGGCCAGGCTGTGAACCTGAGCAGCATGTTTTCCGCTGCCCACGACACAATTAAGAGGCAGACATTGAAAGTAACACTGCATTCTGATTCCGCAGAGGCTGCCTGCCAAAGTTCCATGTCCAAAGTGCACGATAAATTTTTAAAGACAGACCTGAGCATCTTTAACAGCAAACCAGACTTGATAATATCACACAGCTTCCCTATGACATCAAGTTTCTGCACCACAGAAATGGGGACCTGAGCGTGCAACAGACGTTCCATGTCACTGAGAGTCAGCGCCTTGCATGGAAGGCTGCAGCAGGCTGGTTGCATTAGTTAGATGGTTTTGCTGACACGGTTAGCACTGAAGGAGCCTTTACTTCATGCCATTAAACCATAATTCTTTACAATATACGTTGACTTTTTCACATCCTCTATCTGGCTCTGCGGGCTATTCTTGGTACTCGTataaaaccaacacaacacAGGATTTAAACACACTCCATGTTTCTGAAATGTGATCTGCATTCTAAGTATTGAACTGTGATGATTATCCTACTCTAAAACACAATAAATGGTGTGCTTTTCCAGGATAGTTGAAAAAGCTTTGTACAATTCATGCTAAGCCAGTCAGCCCACAGACATGGCCAACAAGGGGGCTTTAGCATTAGGTTCTACCAGCTCAAGCTCTTTGTTGGACCAAGATTTCACTTTCTACCCATCCAAAGCTGCATTTTAGTCAATAGAAATACCGTAGCAATGAAGGGCTGAGTAAGAAATGTGTACAGACTCTGACTTCTGGATGAACAGTAGTACCACCTAGTTTTGCTGCCATTGCAATTCCAAGCCACTATGCTATCCATTGTTTGACACTCCCCTCACTACCAGTTTCCTAGGAAACAAATTTAGGAGCATATATGCATTAATAATAATGCAGCCTCACTTAAGTTTGGGTTTGGATGATGGACGAGCACTGTCCCTCAATTTGCTTACATTCACCAAACCTGCTACTAAAGCAAATCCAGAGCTTaggggaaagaatgaaagatcCGTGCTGCCCGTTCTTCATTCACAGCACACATTTGCCTTCGCTGAGCAATCCAGAGAACATCAGCGTCTCTgaaagtatgttttcttttttctgagcTTTAAGTGGATGGCAGTTATGATAAAACCTGTCAGGGTTGCTGCTGCGCCACAAACCAAATAGGCAATTCCCAGGAACGGGTTACTTCCTCCACTCCATACCATGGTTGAAAGGATCACGTACTTCTTCCCCTTGAACATGGAAACAGGGAAGTCTGACAGAAGGATGTTAAGGATTCACTAACAAAGTTCACATTACCTCCAGCAGGAGAAAATGTAGAGCTCAAAATCCTTCCCAAGGCACAGAGAGGCTGGAGATCTGTACTTGCTGCAAGAATTCCTTTAAATGACCTGAGAAGCCTCTGCTATCTtagtcagaaaacaaacaacaaccaccaATCAGTAACAGCTTCTAGTTATTTTGGATACAGTCTTGGCATAATTCTGGAAATCCTGGGATTTTTAACTGAACATTTCAGATTGATACCGTATGTAATGGCTACTGAGTTAATTTCATACGATCCATAATATTTTTAAGCAGCAAACTAACTCACTTGAAAGCAAACCATTTCAGAAACTTATCATGATGGCACTCTACATACCGTCTATGAGGAATAGTGCTCACCTTTAATTTAACATGCTCTCTAACCACACGGAGCCTTTCGGTGGAGCTATAATGTTGCAAATCCTAACTGCATTAGTTCCAACTGAGGAGAAACTTACAGTCACCACGATGTAATTCCTGTTAATAAAGCAAGGCCTTTAGTCAGCAAAGTTCACACTGTTCTGTGTGCGAGTGCTTTTTCACCAGCACAAAAATTCCTACCAGCCCATAGCTGAAATCCACCAGAGGGCTCTGCTGATACAGGGATGCTGCACAGCTCTCACCGGCAGGGTTACCTCTGGCACTTCTGCATCCCAGTCATGATAACTGCACAGCTGACTAGGCCAAGATTGAATATCTTAGCCACCTCTCCAGATTTCCATCTTCCAGATTTATCCTTTCTGCACAATCTACTACTGCCCTGCAGAAATCAAATGCAAAGCTGGGTGCTGCCATGTGTAACAAGTCTTAATTCCATCTGCTTGGGCTAGAGAAACTCCACCCTAACAGTCATCACCCTTACAGTCAGGCCTGTTCACAACGATTTAGCTTcaaatgttttgcttgttttctttgccGCTTTACTATACAAATCCCATCCACTGCTATCACATTGCAATCATCTAGTAGTTAAGGATTGCCTCGGATAATATGAAAGGATACTGTAGGAAATACGGAAAGTATAATTCCCTGCTGGGAGGCCATCACTAAACTGCCCTTTCCGACTGATACGTCGATAAAGGTTTCTGAACGTAGCAAAGGCTGATACTCGCATCCAGATAATGAAGTCATCATTTATATATCCATTATTCTTCTCATCTTCCTCATCTAATGAATACACTGGTTTATGCCAGTATGGAGGTCTTGCTGTTCCTAGTGGAAGAGAataacaaaacaggaaagacaTATTGTCAGGAAAAACAGGGGTCAATTACTAATTTCTTTGCCCGCTCACAACCAACATAGAATATGAGAGAAGTTAGACACGCAAGACTGTCCAGTACCACAGAATTATATATGCTGCTAATGCTTTGCATCCCTGGATTTCAACTCACCTCAAACATGAATAAACAATTTAACAGCCCCCAGGGGTTGACCTGCATTAGAAGCcttaaatacaggaaaaaaaaaaaaacaactgcctTGAAGAAATGAACATATTGTATACGCTGGGTTTTCATCTCTTCAGCAAGCAACATACTCTCGTATTATAAGGATCCTTCATACATATTTACAATCTGCCACATGAAAACTACTTAGATAACTCATTCTCCCTGAAGCAGGGAGATGCGTTGTGCCTACTGTATCCAGCACAGCAATGTCCTGATCCAGAACATGGTGCTTTTAGTCCTACTtcaatatcacagaatcacaggggctggaagggacctccagagatcattgagtccgACCTCCTGCAAAGCAGGGCCCCCTACACAAGactgcacaggtaggtgtccaggcaggtcttgaatatctccagaggagaatccacaaccccctgggcagcctgtaatATGGTTTAATCTAAACAAGCAATAGCCCTAGCAAACAATTGTTGGAAACAGCTACTCAAGACATAGGTCTTGCTTGGCTCACAATTAACCTACAGATCTGCAAGGCAGGAAGAAGGGAAACATGATGTGCACTTTTCCTCTTATGctttcagtagaaaataatgAGATTGTATCCTTCCTTCTCTGAACAGATTAACCATTTCTTACAAAACCGCTTTCCCCCAGTTTTGACTGTcaataggaaaagaaaggaacaattTGGCTAAATCTGGCTGTTGCTCTCATTCACCCTTTAATGCTGCTTCTACCACCAGCTATTTCTCACAGAGGCAATTCCCTTTTCACAGTGGGAAAGCTCTGCACACAGGGAGGGAGACAGGGAAGGTGACGGCCACTGAGAAATAAGGAATGCTAGCAGAGCCATTCTTACCTGCAAATGCAGCAGAGAGATTGTGCGATTCTGGATTGcgaaatttcacatttttatctGTCCACCAACTGTTCCCAGTCTTCAGCAGCGGCACTTGAATAGCAGATGAGTTCAAATTGTACAAAAGATCAATAGTATCTGCAGGGAATACAAGAAGCAACACATATGAGTGAAAGACAGTCAATCTGATGGCCAGCATGACTAACAAAACCAATACAATGAAACACCTTTCaaatgaatagaaaaaataataatcatagaatgacttcagttggaagtgaccttagagatcatttgGTTCCAACTTCCTGTTCTCACTACATCTCCAGCTGTTTGTTATTAGTTTATTAGCAGGGCTTGCAGTTCACTCAGCTTTTCCCTTATCTGCTAGCTTGAGTTAAAAACTGTTCTTATGGCAGGGGTCATAATAGATCAGATTTCCAAAGAAGCAGGTGTGCACACAGGTGAAAATCAAATGGATCTGGAATTTACTACAGCTGCCCTTCACAAGTCCTCTGGTGTGGGCAGTTCAGCTACTTGCCGGTAGGTGCTGCATTGCCAAAAACAGACGGGGGGAACACATTAAAAGGGATGAAACAATGGAAGGAGAAGTGCATGGaagtgttttttccttccttctttccaaagAAATCCAATCTGAAATCTAGTCTCTGTGGCTAGGATGTCTCTTCTAGATTTCAGTCTATATGTCTTAACGGCAAATTATGTCCTTCATGAAACCGTATACAAGATCAAACCAATTCACATAAGACTATGGATGCTTCCAGCATCAAAACAACAGAATGCAAACGTACAGATCTAAAGGTCTGAACCAATGTAAAGAGcacactgttttcttcaaagCATACTGTTGCAGGAAGGTAGAATGTGTGTTTTCCCAGTTTTTTTAGCAGGGAAGTATATTGTATCTATTGTGTATAGCACTGTTCCCTGTTTCATCAAGACGCAGTTCCTCAGGCCTGCTAGAAAATCACGCTGAAGAGTGAAGGAAGCAGAGCCCTTATTCACCATAGTACCAATGTCATACAAAACTTCTTGTGAGAGAATGACAACATTTTCCAATACTCATCTGGATTGGGACAACATCATAGTTTAAAGTGGAAATTAGTAAAACAGATGTGGAAGGTACTTACCATTGAACATGCTGTTGGCAATAGCACCGCAAGGAGCCATTGGTGTTCCATTCTGGTAAGTGGCAAAGGGTGCACAATAGGTGTTCTGAACCTGCAGAACaatcaaacaataaaaaactgTGGGGGTTTTCCTTTGCTGGTTTCCTCCCACTCCTTCTTTTGAAAGGACACTGAATAATTAGGTCTCCAGTACCTTCTGGTCACATCCAAATAACATTCAGATGAATGAGTCTATAGTGGAGGAACAGCTTCCATATCACAGTAAGCAAACAATATAATCTCCAAATTTTACTACTGCCTTGCTAACCCCAGACCACAAAAAGTCATTTGGGGATCTGCTGTTGTAATATAGCTTCAACTTAATAATGTGTTCCAGTGCAGTCCTGACTTTACCTTAcaatatcttatttttctttctttataatcTTGACCTGCAGTGCTCCAATGATGTAGAACAGCAGATGGAGTTAGTGACATTCCTTCAGCATGGGGAAATCTTAATGtatgaaaacacagcaggaaaaccAACAACCCACCTCCAATGTATTGCCCTTTTTCTACCCCAGCTCATGAGAAACTGCAAGTCCTCCAGTTATagcacagaaacatttccaaatggCTCAGTTAAGCTGTGTATTGATTGGCACAAAAGCCAAAAGCTGTTGCACCTGAATGCAAACAAGCTGACCAGACGCCTGGAGAAACTGTTACATGGAGAATATGTCTTGAGACTTATAAGAAGTattcaataaaaacaacagattaTTATGGTACAATCATCATATCTGCTGACAGGATAGTGCATGGAAATGCTACTTctaagtgaaaaaaacaacccacgTTCTCTATTTATAAGTAAAAAAAACCTCTGTTAACATGATTTCAGTCTCCAATTTCCTTGTGCATGCACTGCTGCAAGAGATGCCATCTAGCCTCCTATTCAAACTTCtaaattgcatttttcagaATGCTACATGATGTCGTATTTCACTATGTACcttttccagcttcttgtccacctcCAAAGCTAGATGTCATAATGAAAGACTTTGCACAACTTGATTCCCTAAATCCTATAATAAAACCACAGATAAAAAGGTTTTTGGCTAACGCAACTAGAAGGAAGActagaaggaaatgttttctgtaagtTTATTTGTAAGAGATAACATGTTTAATCTCTATCCCTACACAGACCAGGTTTGAAAACTACAACACTGGTCTGACCCCCTAATTATCTACTCACCTTTCCActcttatttgcttttaatgatCATAAAAGTGGaaactgaacactgaaaatCTATTATTCCCCCGGAGGCATCTTAAAACATTTACAGTTATGCTTAGTTAGATCTCCATATAGTCAAAGACAGACCTGGTAAAAAATACTGTTCTCATAATACGAAGAATAAAAACTTACATCTACATTTCGGCCCAACAATTGTTCATCACTTCTTGATAGCACGTAACGACGGTGATTTTGATAGAAGTTTTGTAGGCCATAGTACATAAAGACATCACCCTAGAATTCAAGAATGCATCTCTTCAATAAGGCGAGCTCAAGTAGACAAAAAGTCCTATTAACTACTAAAAAAGAGTGTGAAAGAGAGAATAATTCATACTCGTGTATTGGTAACTACATTCTAACTAATTACTTCAGCAGACGCTGGCTATAATCTATTCTGTACCCTTTGAGTTGAAAGCTTTTGTATTTGGCATGAAATTAAACATACTTTAAAACACAACATCAAACCTAAAATGAAAAGGcatcattaatattttactcAAGACGGTAATGACTGGCCCTGAAACTGCAATGAGTATGAATTATTGAATGGAGTCAGACGCCCATTTGCTACAAAAGGAAGATGCCGAAACAACTTCAAAAAAGAGCCATCAGTTTTAATTCCTGCAGATTTTGTGAAAAATAAGACTGCCTCTCCTCAATTATCCAAGTCCTTTGGAAAGCTCAGTCCTGTAATTAAATGGAGAACGTTAAGCAGGCAAATATGAGCAACAAAGAGGTTTAGTAATCTCTTCAAAAGTCATTATCCAGTTAAATAAACTTCTGATCTCAGACGTAACTATATCTTAAGGGTTACTCAAAGCACGTTAACAATGCCTTTAATACTGAAGTACCACAAAGCAACTTTACAGTTTAATCACACTATAATCTGAAGGGCTCATCTACGCAGTAGAAAGCGTAAGACCCCTTCTGAAGAACATGAGGCGTTTTAGCAGCCTTGGCAACACAACCAGCAGTTCAGGACAGGAAATGAAGGATACTTCTCCCAAATGAAACTGCAGAATGCCACTGCTAGACTTGAATTGTTTCAAGGACCTTGGAGACCAGCAGTGTAATCCCCGTAAAAAGGATTGCAATGGTTTACTTATGACAAGCGGTCAAagtttcagatttctttctcatttaagaGTTTAGCAGTACACTAACAACTCCAGGCCAAGGGCTAGAGTTCTCTACTGACTCAGAGAGAGAAATCACCTCCACAGGCAAACACCACTCCCTTCATCCCCACTTTCTCTTTGGAGATCTCCCATCCAAGGGCAGAGACAGCCTGATCtggattatttttaaacacaagcTCCAAACCAACAGCAAATGCAAAACAGTAACATTCTGAGTATTTCACAAccttaaaaagtaaaaagaaaattcagacagGTGCTCTACAGAACAAACTTAGCATATTTTATCATGTATGGACAAAACTATCAGGAGGTACTGAGCAACTTAGTTGGTTTCTCATATCCACTTACCAGCATATCTTCTGCTAGTGTGAAATTAATAGAACAGAGGCATTCATTGTTCCAATTAGAGGAATTTTCACGAAGTTTTGAACAATTTGAACATTTATCTGAATAATCAACCTGTCAGAGAAGTGAACAAGCAGAGACATTGTATTAGAGGACATGAACACAGGAGAAGATCAGTGTTTTAGCTACAAGACCTCTCAAAGCAGTTCTAAGTGACTCTGGATTGCCAACAAAACTGTTAAAATCAACAGAGGTATAGAGAATCAGGACTTGGCCTCAACTGAACATTCACAAATCCCTATTTAAAAGCCACTTAAGAGTTTTTTGACAATTATTGCAGAACCTCCAAATTTGCTCCTTGGCAAAAGAGTGCTGAGAGACAAGCACCCCTGCAGCTTGGTCTGGCTGACCAAGTAACGCCTGATGAAAGTCCACGTGAATTATGGTTCAGCACTCATGAACAGTCTGGGTGTAGTGCCTGAGAGTTGGCTCCAACCAGGAGTCCATTAACAGCAGCAGGTTTAACCAATTCTGCTTCCATCAGGGCTCCCTGTACTTTAATATTTTGCCCAAGCAAATATTTATCTCCTAGTGCCAAACACCCAGAAGAAGGAGATacttatatttaattattaacaCCCAGAGGTGAGAATTACTGCCCATATTTCAGATACTATTTCTCAGTTACCCACTCAGAGCTTGGCTCTCATCAGTGACCATCTTTCTGAGAACTTTCACAGGAATATTGGCTGCTGGATGCATGCAAGACATAAAGCCAATGCTGTCATTTCTATCCAGGCACACAAATCCAAtgctctttctctcctcccccCTCCTGACAAATACagaccattttctttcttatcataATGCCAAACACCCCACTCCAAACAGACCTGGATTTCTCTGACGCTGTTTGCAGCTACTATGAGGGAGACTCCCACAGAAAGGCAAAATGCTCCGGTGAGAAAGAAAGTGGAGAGCACAGATGCAATGGTAAGCTGGGGCTTCCATGCCGGTAGCTTCTGTTGTTTGAATGCAGTGTTATCTGGACACCTGGAAGGACATGTTTCTGCTTCTTGTGGAGCAGAACTCTTCTTATTCTTCATATTCTTCTTGATGAGAGGAAGGAACAAAACACTTGTGCTGGACAGTGTTTAAGCTGAGATACAGTCTTTGCTGTTGGGAAACTGTATTGCTTGTTCAGATCTGCATTATGACGAGGAATTACTTATTAACTAgatctctctcttcctccttttctacATTTGTGTATGGATTGCCACGATCAGTTTGTACCAGTCAGATGATTGTGTACTTCGGTCAGTACACCCAGATCATGCTTCCTGAAAAAGCTTATATACTTATTCCTGCCCCACAGTTCAAAAGCATTTGTTATGTCTCATTCATTTGTGTGGATACTGTCAGCTACACTAGAATTTGTGTGATCTCAGGTTCattatttcttctcccttcaCTTCTACAGCTGCCCAGCTAACAAACGTGATAAAACAAAAGATCTATTCCAGTTCACTGGATGTCAGTGAGGAGGACCGGAGGGGCTGAGTGCACTGGATACACAACACTATTTTGTAAAAACCAAATAAACTTTCTTAACCTGCATTCATTGCTATTGATTAAGAAGCAATTCAGAGTCTTAAGATGCTTTGTATTGCTTAGCACAACTGGGTAATTCTAAAAATGTCTGATTTGCATCTTGCCAtgcaaaaaaaggcaaaaaaaagaatCACCCTTCTACTCACAATGACAGAAGAATCACACATAGACAATTTCTTCTCAAGTCCAATGGACAAAAAGTAGAATATTCCTTGAATACTTCAACAGTTTAACCACAATAAACTCTCAGTTTGCTAGACAGATATTTTAAACGTAATTTATCATGTAataaccacaacaaaaaatagGATTTGGCCAGCTAGAGAACAGATAAGAGAAAAATACCGTTTTTTGTCAAATAACTAAAATTCATACATTTTCAAAGATATATTAAGGCAAGTGCTAGCTTACCTGCCCCGTGAGAGAAAGAGGTAACTTAGAACCAAGTTGTACAAAGACTTTCACACCCACTTTTGCTCTTAAAAGTGGCACGTAATAGTAAATCTTGTGGGTGAAGGCAACATACATTTGACTTCGCTGCTGCACTGCCTGTACAATAAAAGACTCCGAATaaaaaagtacaaataaaaCTTCTGTCTTTATTATTAAAAGGGACCTGAGAATAAAGTTACACAGCACATTCTTTCTGCATCAAACgtatctgaaaattaaaaattcttAATTTAATCACTATTGACTACTTGCAGACAGGATAGAAGTAAAAACCACCTGTAAACCACTTCCTTGTGGGTAAAACTATTAAAAGAGTCCCAGCTTCACAGATCCCTCTCTGCACAGCTTTATAATCCTCATCTCCAGTAGGtcaactgtttctttctttatctgaggaaaacaaaattcaaagaaaGCATCAAAGGTTAGTGGTAATGCTTCAGCTAAACACCAcgattttatttacttactaaGGTACTTTACAATCGAACTAGAAATTAAAGGACAAGTTCCCACACAATGCCCTTAGCTCTACAATGATTCCATTTTCCTAGATTCACAGGATATACTGAGTTGGAAGGtacccacaaggatcactgagtccagctcctggcctCATACAGCACCactcaaaatccaaaccctatgtctgacaGCAGTGTCCAAAAGCTCTCagaactctggcagcttggtgccgtgcccacagccctggacagcccattccatgcctgccaccctgtggtgcagaccctgACCCTAACACCCATCTGCCCCTCCCTTGACACAGCTCCATACCGTTCCCTTgagccctgttgctgtcacacagagcagagctcagtgctgcccctccactcccctCATGAGGGGCTGCAGGTCACCATGGGGCCTCTGCTTTAACATTTGCTCTGCAGTCCTAAGGTACAACTACAGCTCCTTGCAGTCTCATCTAACGTAGCTACACAGTTAATTGGCACAGCTGATTAAACTTGCCACAGCAAGAGATCCATCCTGGACTGCCAGATTTCTGTAGGACTTTACAGTGTATCAATCATCATCAATGAGTCCAAGGGTAGTCCTGCACTATAGCAGCCACACAATGTCTGGGCTGAGACTCCTGAATAAAAGTGAGCGTAAAGGTCAGGTGTAACTAAGCCACATGCAAAGTACTTTGGTTTATAACACGGATATTACTGTACCTTACTGCTTATCTAAAGATCAAAGACAAATGTAAACAAGGGTAAGAACTGATGAGATATTTCAGCAGGAACAGAAGATTCTCTCACTGTGGTAAGCCTAGAATTTCCTTATAGCTTCATTCTTCCTGCTCATGAATAACTTATTTCTGAGCTTCTCCTCAGGTTTATACCCTTCTGCGCACAAGAATGTGTGATGTAAGAAAGTCTAACTAGACTATATTTCTTACAAACCCTTTTGCTTTAATAAAACCTGAGACTTGTTCAGTGCTTACATTGCTTccagaaggaaataataaacTGTTTAGCAGAATATTTGAAAAGCTGTACGTTAATcttacaataataataatttgaggCGTTGAGACAGGTCATCAACCTCTATAGAGAAAAATTCCAAAGAGAAAAGTTTGTCCTTTGCTCAGATTTGAAATTACATGATCGATTTTTACGTAAACCTTTACATTATAGTGTAATGCAAGCTTGTAAAAGCAGTCTGATAAACTCATACATTTGACCTCTGGTTTCTTTGAGAGATTACTTCACTGCTTACGATGAATGCAGTGaaggacagaaaaacagaaaaaagaatccACCAGCATTAATGAATGACATGTAAAGGCAACTGAAAGAGCACTGATCATCCATTCAGTGAATATAATAGGATACAGGACCATCATGGGGAAGGATTCacatacttatatatatatatatgtacatatatatatatatatatacacacacacacatatatacatatatatatatgtctctctatatacatatatatatatataagaataaTGTTCTTTGTGGTGTAATCTGagatgtgtgtatatatatgtatatatatatacacatatacatatatatgtatatgtgtgtatgtgtatatgtatatatatatatacgcatatacatatatatgtaaatatatatgtaaatatatatatatacacacacacatttcagaTTACACCACAAAGAACATTATTCTCCACTGAAGATAAGGACACGAACAGCAGCTAGTCTGCACCTTTAAAATGAAGCAATGGATTTACCCATGAGTAGACGAGGTACatatttttccagctgttcCTGTTTTCTGCACATTTCAATACACAGACTAGTATAACTAAAAGGAAATCGAGCACTGTAACACCTTAAACATATAAAGAAATTATTGACAAAGACAGGTTTGCAATGGAAATGTGTCTCTATGCCTTGTTTCCATCTCTAAAGCCCAATTTTGCCTCCACAACTAatataggaaaaagaaaaatagtgcaTAGAACTGCCAGTTCTCATGCTGGTGGCAct
The sequence above is a segment of the Excalfactoria chinensis isolate bCotChi1 chromosome 1, bCotChi1.hap2, whole genome shotgun sequence genome. Coding sequences within it:
- the LOC140247471 gene encoding cell cycle control protein 50C-like, with the translated sequence MKNKKSSAPQEAETCPSRCPDNTAFKQQKLPAWKPQLTIASVLSTFFLTGAFCLSVGVSLIVAANSVREIQVDYSDKCSNCSKLRENSSNWNNECLCSINFTLAEDMLGDVFMYYGLQNFYQNHRRYVLSRSDEQLLGRNVDVQNTYCAPFATYQNGTPMAPCGAIANSMFNDTIDLLYNLNSSAIQVPLLKTGNSWWTDKNVKFRNPESHNLSAAFAGTARPPYWHKPVYSLDEEDEKNNGYINDDFIIWMRVSAFATFRNLYRRISRKGQFSDGLPAGNYTFRISYNFPVSMFKGKKYVILSTMVWSGGSNPFLGIAYLVCGAAATLTGFIITAIHLKLRKKKTYFQRR